One Glycine max cultivar Williams 82 chromosome 4, Glycine_max_v4.0, whole genome shotgun sequence DNA segment encodes these proteins:
- the LOC100817859 gene encoding probable myosin-binding protein 5 isoform X2, with protein MVHRNPDFYYNESVCEAHKKDMSSLAFCHNHKKLSDIRKMCEGCLLSFATEKESDCDTYKSLVGILHKDLECFVQDDQPIQLSLKDDGVMQVDRSSNQKCSCCGEPLKMKSSSNSNIKVKHSSSFARAPTPSPRAFPFSTSKSEEPNGLELHHIRYKELKFMSDPELQEDEFGFNVNSPIVKSSGDTKSTSLPLLGEVEDLNDESSKFTPTFTRGNKFFGIPLTDSANNSPRWTYRINRKSPLEKTEFSSDSNDVNPQTDFDDAILNNLKRQVRLDRKSLMALYMELDEERSASAVAANNAMAMITRLQAEKAAVQMEALQYQRMMEEQAEYDEEALQASNDMLLKREEDLKALEAELEIYRKKYGSLAEENTFSRESNSSIGDNSSSFKLNEGEGNAEKGLNSNQVVSSQAENGGVKHNESVKDFKAEKTYLLGRMKKTENRTPLAESGIYSLLSSSDSVNNLDSETGKGGEAFLPKELSFLTERVKALKANSRFLELVSIRDEKDSEGTKILSEISQNLEKLSHLVMTSFEVANA; from the exons GTGTGTGAGGCTCACAAGAAGGACATGTCGTCTTTGGCATTTTGTCACAACCACAAGAAGCTTTCTGACATAAGGAAGATGTGTGAGGGGTGCCTGCTTTCATTTGCAACTGAGAAAGAATCGGATTGCGACACCTACAAGTCCCTTGTGGGGATTTTGCATAAGGATTTGGAGTGCTTTGTTCAGGATGACCAACCAATTCAGTTGAGTTTGAAGGATGATGGGGTCATGCAGGTTGATAGAAGCAGCAACCAGAAGTGTTCATGCTGTGGAGAGCCATTGAAAATGAAGTCTTCTTCTAATTCTAATATAAAAGTGAAGCACTCGTCATCATTTGCGCGAGCCCCAACTCCTTCACCGAGAGCTTTTccattttcaacatcaaaaaGTGAGGAACCTAATGGTCTAGAATTGCATCACATCAGGTACAAAGAACTCAAATTTATGTCGGATCCGGAGCTTCAAGAGGATGAGTTTGGCTTCAATGTTAATAGTCCGATTGTTAAAT CAAGCGGAGACACCAAATCTACCTCTTTGCCTCTATTGGGAGAAGTTGAAGATTTGAACGATGAGTCCAGCAAATTCACCCCAACTTTTACAAGGGGCAATAAGTTCTTTGGAATCCCACTCACCGATTCTGCAAACAACAGTCCCAGATGGACTTACAGGATTAACAGGAAATCACCACTGGAAAAGACAGAATTTTCCTCTGACTCTAATGATGTAAATCCCCAAactgattttgatgatgccatctTAAACAATTTGAAGAGGCAAGTTCGTTTGGATCGCAAATCACTCATGGCTTTGTACATGGAGCTGGATGAAGAAAGAAGTGCTTCAGCTGTTGCTGCCAACAATGCAATGGCCATGATCACCCGGTTACAGGCCGAGAAGGCAGCGGTGCAAATGGAGGCTTTGCAGTATCAGAGAATGATGGAGGAGCAGGCTGAGTATGATGAAGAAGCCCTACAAGCATCTAATGATATGCTTCTCAAACGAGAGGAAGATCTCAAAGCTTTAGAAGCTGAATTGGagatttatagaaaaaaatatggaaGCTTAGCAGAAGAAAAtacttttagtagggaatctaacTCATCTATTGGTGATAATAGCTCTTCATTCAAGCTCAATGAAGGGGAAGGTAATGCAGAAAAAGGCCTCAATTCTAATCAAGTTGTATCATCTCAGGCAGAAAATGGAGGGGTAAAACACAATGAATCAGTCAAAGATTTTAAAGCAGAGAAAACATATCTTCTTGGCCGGAtgaagaaaacagaaaatagaacACCCTTAGCAGAAAGTGGAATTTATTCCTTACTGTCTAGCTCTGACAGTGTTAATAATTTAGACAGCGAGACAG GAAAAGGAGGTGAAGCCTTTCTACCAAAAGAACTGTCTTTCCTTACTGAAAGGGTGAAGGCTCTGAAAGCCAACAGTCGGTTCTTAGAGCTTGTTTCCATTAGAGATGAGAAAGATAGTGAAGGAACCAAAATTTTATCAGAGATATCACAGAATCTAGAGAAACTCAGCCACCTTGTTATGACCTCATTTGAGGTAGCGAATGCATGA
- the LOC100777775 gene encoding 5-formyltetrahydrofolate cyclo-ligase, mitochondrial isoform X2: MRAQTLMTQWCTRAATCGQLRMSTNTNTPKHDGLDAIFKHKRLLRTQVRKTLKSIQPSLRSHQDNTVQDIVLGAPWFKSSRRLCAYISCAALREVDTLKILSQILQHNNATDGKKLYVPRVEDKNSHMRMLHISGIDDLIANSMDILEPAPVDVDGNAREDVMQANDPVDLFLLPGLAFDRSGRRLGRGRGGYQTLLHQIQKRGICLQHTHMVIKYLYF, from the exons atgcGAGCACAGACGCTGATGACACAGTGGTGCACAAGAGCAGCAACGTGTGGCCAATTGAGGATGAGCACTAACACCAACACCCCCAAACACGATGGTCTCGACGCCATTTTCAAACATAAGCGCTTACTTCGAACGCAGGTCAGAAAAACCCTAAAATCCATCCAACCCTCCCTCCGATCTCACCAAG ATAACACCGTTCAAGACATAGTTTTGGGAGCTCCGTGGTTCAAATCCAGTCGCAGGCTATGCGCGTACATAAGCTGCGCTGCTCTTCGCGAAGTCGacactttaaaaatattgtcaCAAATTTTGCAACATAACAATGCTACTG ATGGAAAGAAACTCTATGTGCCGCGCGTGGAGGATAAGAATAGTCACATGCGTATGCTCCACATATCGGGAATTGATGATCTCATTGCAAACTCAATGGACATCTTAGAGCCTGCTCCGGTTGATGTTGATGGAAATGCGCGTGAAGATG TTATGCAGGCAAATGATCCAGTTGATTTGTTCCTTTTACCTG GACTGGCATTTGACAGATCTGGAAGACGTTTAGGTCGTGGCAGAGG GGGGTACCAAACCCTTTTACATCAGATTCAAAAGCGAGGCATCTGCCTGCAACATACCCACATGGTTATAAAGTATTTATATTTCTAG
- the LOC100777775 gene encoding 5-formyltetrahydrofolate cyclo-ligase, mitochondrial isoform X1 has product MRAQTLMTQWCTRAATCGQLRMSTNTNTPKHDGLDAIFKHKRLLRTQVRKTLKSIQPSLRSHQDNTVQDIVLGAPWFKSSRRLCAYISCAALREVDTLKILSQILQHNNATDGKKLYVPRVEDKNSHMRMLHISGIDDLIANSMDILEPAPVDVDGNAREDVMQANDPVDLFLLPGLAFDRSGRRLGRGRGYYDTFLKNYQDLAKTRNWKQPLLVALSYSEQILDEGLIPMTSSDLPVDALVSPEGVIPISKTALNSMDL; this is encoded by the exons atgcGAGCACAGACGCTGATGACACAGTGGTGCACAAGAGCAGCAACGTGTGGCCAATTGAGGATGAGCACTAACACCAACACCCCCAAACACGATGGTCTCGACGCCATTTTCAAACATAAGCGCTTACTTCGAACGCAGGTCAGAAAAACCCTAAAATCCATCCAACCCTCCCTCCGATCTCACCAAG ATAACACCGTTCAAGACATAGTTTTGGGAGCTCCGTGGTTCAAATCCAGTCGCAGGCTATGCGCGTACATAAGCTGCGCTGCTCTTCGCGAAGTCGacactttaaaaatattgtcaCAAATTTTGCAACATAACAATGCTACTG ATGGAAAGAAACTCTATGTGCCGCGCGTGGAGGATAAGAATAGTCACATGCGTATGCTCCACATATCGGGAATTGATGATCTCATTGCAAACTCAATGGACATCTTAGAGCCTGCTCCGGTTGATGTTGATGGAAATGCGCGTGAAGATG TTATGCAGGCAAATGATCCAGTTGATTTGTTCCTTTTACCTG GACTGGCATTTGACAGATCTGGAAGACGTTTAGGTCGTGGCAGAGG TTACTATGATACATTCCTGAAGAATTACCAAGACCTTGCAAAGACGCGGAATTGGAAGCAGCCCTTGCTTG TTGCACTGTCGTATTCCGAACAAATACTGGATGAAGGACTAATACCAATGACTTCATCTGATCTTCCAGTTGATGCTCTTGTATCTCCGGAAGGTGTGATTCCCATCAGTAAAACTGCCTTAAACAG CATGGATCTCTGA